One genomic window of Octopus bimaculoides isolate UCB-OBI-ISO-001 chromosome 2, ASM119413v2, whole genome shotgun sequence includes the following:
- the LOC106871018 gene encoding cyclin-K, giving the protein MPCWFFEKKDLRNTASYQDGISPEVEARYRREGARFILDAGSKMGLRFDTCGTGVVYFHRFYMLHSFREFHRYVTGACCLFLAGKVEETPKKCKDIIKICQSLLTPQQFAVFGDDPKEEVMTLERILLQTIKFDLRLEHPYSFLLKFAKILKGDKAKIQSMVQMAWTFINDHLCTTLCLQWEAEIIAVSLMYLASRLSKFDIQEWDGKPPGSRMKWWEWFVEGITMELMEDICHQVLDLYSTNSQKREESPPMNAPRQSNNISSSKSPQMSAIKRSKATPPSPSEPPAKQSRSLRNDASSSSSSSSEMPVNDDNNNNKRSSAQQQQPQLQQQQQQQQQSTSCSSSKTSPVSSNTPSSGFSKSVASITVQSTSQNLPLQPQPSQQQNPTLSQQLPGQNIGQPIGAITGQNIVNQPSGSLIPVNDNQNVNSENFSQYNPYMTSQMYSSSFMSHEGAQSIQSLISQSRPSQVADIQSGSVNPPASQYPPPPPPAGTYQVPPFPPQPAAAFTPTTRPYPPPGTLPPQNANLYQYPPPAPPGTYPPQGATAVPPTSGPPPPPPPPNLSGNYQAPNYPPPLQTNYQPNYPPPPTQPYADSPAAYKPQLTPGKPSANLYQQPPPPHYPPPAGYSAPPPPGTTSPSRLPLPRNTLPPVQNKMNANANPGLATVRITGRQNRR; this is encoded by the exons ATGCCTTGTTGGTTTTTTGAAAAGAAAGACTTAAGAAACACTGCATCGTATCAAGATGGTATCTCACCAGAAGTTGAGGCACGGTATCGCCGAGAAGGTGCTCGTTTTATTTTAGATGCTGGTTCAAAAATGGGACt AAGATTTGATACATGTGGTACAGGTGTGGTATATTTCCACAGATTTTATATGTTGCATTCATTCCGAGAGTTCCATCGTTat GTAACTGGAGCTTGTTGCTTATTCCTCGCTGGGAAGGTTGAAGAAACACCAAAGAAATGTAAAGATATCATTAAAATATGTCAAAGTTTACTGACACCTCAGCAGTTTGCTGTTTTTGGAGATGATCCTAAA GAAGAAGTGATGACTCTTGAAAGAATTTTGTTACAGACAATCAAATTTGACTTGCGTTTGGAGCATCCATATAGTTTTCTTCTaaaatttgccaaaattttaaaag GAGACAAAGCTAAAATCCAGAGTATGGTACAAATGGCTTGGACTTTTATCAATGACCA TTTATGTACAACACTGTGTCTGCAGTGGGAAGCAGAGATTATTGCTGTGTCACTCATGTATCTAGCTAGTCGACTATCAAAATTTGATATCCAAGAATGGGATGGTAAACCACCTGGTAGCCGAATGAAATGGTGGGAATGGTTTGTAGAAGGTATTACCATGGAACTTATGGAAg ATATATGCCATCAAGTTCTTGATTTATACTCCACAAACTCTCAGAAACGAGAAGAATCTCCACCCATGAATGCTCCACGTCAAAGCAATAACATATCGTCTAGTAAATCTCCACAGATGTCTGCTATTAAAAGATCCAAGgct ACACCTCCATCTCCATCAGAACCCCCTGCAAAACAAAGCAGGAGTTTAAGAAATGatgcttcttcttcatcatcatcctcctctgAGATGCCAgttaatgacgacaacaacaacaacaaacgtagCTCAGctcagcagcagcaaccacagctacaacaacaacaacagcagcagcagcaatctaCTTCTTGTTCAAGCTCCAAGACCTCCCCTGTGTCTTCTAATACACCTTCATCTGGATTTTCCAAATCTGTAGCATCAATAACAGTTCAATCTACATCACAGAACCTGCCACTACAGCCACAACCCTCTCAACAGCAAAATCCAACTCTATCACAACAGTTACCTGGACAAAATATCGGTCAACCAATCGGAGCCATTACAGGTCAAAATATTGTGAACCAGCCTTCAGGTTCACTGATTCCTGTGAATGATAACCAAAATGTCAACAGTGAAAACTTTTCCCAGTATAACCCATATATGACATCACAGATGTATTCTTCCTCTTTCATGTCACATGAGGGAGCACAGTCTATTCAGTCATTAATCAGCCAAAGCCGGCCATCGCAAGTAGCTGATATTCAGTCTGGATCGGTTAACCCTCCAGCATCACAGTAtccacctccacccccaccagCTGGAACTTATCAAGTTCCACCATTCCCTCCGCAACCAGCAGCTGCCTTTACTCCCACAACCAGACCCTATCCACCACCAGGAACCTTGCCTCCACAAAATGCTAATTTGTATCAATACCCTCCTCCTGCCCCACCTGGTACATATCCTCCACAGGGTGCTACAGCAGTGCCTCCTACAAGTggcccaccacctccaccaccaccacctaatcTCAGTGGTAATTACCAAGCCCCTAACTACCCTCCTCCCTTACAGACCAATTATCAACCCAACTACCCACCCCCGCCAACCCAACCTTACGCTGATTCACCAGCTGCTTACAAGCCACAATTAACTCCAGGAAAACCTTCAGCTAACTTGTaccagcaaccaccaccaccacattatccTCCCCCCGCTGGGTATTCAGCACCCCCTCCTCCAGGAACCACAAGCCCAAGCCGCCTGCCACTACCTCGAAATACTTTACCGCCAGTTCAAAATAAGATGAATGCAAACGCAAATCCTGGCCTAGCCACAGTAAGAATAACAGGTCGACAAAACAGAAGATAG